A genomic segment from Methanomicrobium sp. W14 encodes:
- the cynS gene encoding cyanase — protein sequence MKREELNEKILDSMRAKNLTFEEVANAVGRHKVWTAAALFGQAGMSEEEAEKTVKILDLEPECTRILTGCPLKGSDKVVPTDPLIYRFYEIMTVYGVPMKAIIHEMFGDGIMSAIDFQIDIRKKEDPKGDRVIVEFNGKFLPYRKW from the coding sequence ATAAAAAGAGAAGAGTTAAACGAAAAGATTCTTGATTCAATGAGAGCCAAAAACCTTACCTTTGAAGAGGTTGCAAATGCTGTCGGCAGACACAAGGTATGGACAGCGGCGGCTCTTTTCGGCCAGGCCGGTATGAGTGAAGAAGAAGCCGAAAAGACAGTTAAGATACTTGATCTTGAACCGGAATGCACCAGAATTCTTACCGGATGCCCATTAAAAGGATCAGACAAAGTTGTCCCTACAGACCCTCTGATTTACAGGTTCTACGAGATAATGACGGTCTACGGCGTCCCTATGAAAGCCATAATTCATGAGATGTTCGGCGACGGCATAATGAGCGCAATAGACTTTCAGATAGACATAAGAAAAAAGGAAGACCCGAAAGGTGATCGCGTAATAGTAGAATTCAACGGAAAATTTCTCCCGTACAGGAAATGGTAA
- a CDS encoding tyrosine-type recombinase/integrase: MEIVFHRSDNQNTRDYNRSLIRAVEDGRITERDKQLINSFISRITVNNDISTGRQLKICRSLILWRNFVSEYENSTYDDIVIGIKEIRSVKSKNGTKYKQNTLRDHINFLKRFYIWLIDSGYSSIPEKEIKKIKIPTRDKMTKTVGDILTPAEVKKMIEACSNNRDRAMISMLYEGAFRAGEIGNLKWGDVEFRDTGLVVNTDFKTGKPRRIPLANTTPYLANLKDDYPYKITPDMPVFLTYVNNDPHHGNDESRPAHKYMTYAGIRKQLKIIAEKAGIEKNVTPHIFRHSRITHLVKAGYPESYIKRVCWGSLTTDQLETYLHLDDTYIDETFYQFEGIKPKEEFEKTTLEAIQCPRCASINSNSAKFCRKCGLPLDDQTALAYDQIQRFLNNFVTATAREDPQKLVEIISEYTKKIN, encoded by the coding sequence ATGGAAATTGTTTTCCATAGAAGTGATAACCAAAACACAAGGGACTATAATAGGTCTCTTATAAGAGCCGTTGAAGACGGGAGAATAACCGAACGGGATAAACAGTTAATAAACTCTTTTATATCCAGAATTACTGTAAATAATGATATTTCAACAGGAAGACAACTGAAAATCTGTCGTTCTTTAATTCTTTGGAGAAATTTTGTATCTGAATATGAAAACAGTACTTATGATGACATAGTTATCGGTATAAAAGAGATCCGAAGCGTAAAATCTAAGAATGGTACAAAATATAAGCAGAATACATTAAGAGATCACATTAATTTTTTGAAAAGGTTTTACATCTGGCTAATAGACAGCGGATATTCATCTATACCAGAGAAGGAAATTAAAAAAATCAAAATTCCAACTCGAGATAAGATGACAAAAACTGTTGGTGATATTCTCACTCCTGCTGAGGTCAAAAAAATGATTGAAGCCTGTTCAAACAACAGGGACAGGGCGATGATCAGTATGCTCTATGAAGGAGCTTTCAGGGCAGGTGAAATAGGTAATTTAAAGTGGGGAGATGTGGAATTCAGAGATACTGGTTTGGTTGTGAATACTGATTTTAAAACCGGGAAGCCACGCAGGATTCCTTTGGCGAATACCACACCCTATTTGGCTAATTTAAAGGATGATTATCCATATAAAATAACTCCTGATATGCCTGTTTTCTTAACTTACGTAAATAATGACCCGCATCATGGGAACGACGAATCACGACCGGCTCATAAGTATATGACTTATGCCGGAATCAGAAAACAGCTTAAGATAATTGCTGAAAAGGCTGGTATTGAGAAAAACGTAACTCCTCATATTTTCAGACACAGCAGAATAACTCATCTTGTTAAAGCAGGTTACCCGGAATCCTACATAAAACGGGTCTGCTGGGGTTCGTTGACAACTGATCAGCTTGAAACGTATCTTCATCTTGATGATACTTATATTGACGAGACTTTTTATCAGTTTGAAGGGATAAAGCCAAAGGAAGAATTTGAAAAGACTACTCTTGAAGCTATTCAGTGTCCAAGATGTGCAAGTATAAACAGCAATTCAGCTAAGTTCTGTAGGAAATGCGGTCTTCCTCTTGATGATCAAACAGCACTTGCATATGATCAGATTCAGAGGTTCCTTAATAATTTTGTAACGGCAACAGCACGTGAAGACCCTCAAAAATTAGTTGAAATAATCTCGGAATATACAAAAAAAATTAACTAA
- a CDS encoding DUF2116 family Zn-ribbon domain-containing protein codes for MDLGIYIHKVKKDDFETAMKYNHIAISLENEYQKYCRRKLEHYGCFYEKLDNLLSDKPVISPRIPLDLNPEPYFIYFHKLDNFRDRYLSELKEYSKEYLGNHKYRQITEKTSKFCVLGELPENKFLDNSDDDIKYIGKLRYLKEDLSSNKLLLSHALCQRYCIMCGRKFFSTKKALFCSYECRSQYHLRKKKYESNIRICPICGKPITGRKDKRTCSNACRTALSRKKRKIS; via the coding sequence ATGGATCTTGGAATATATATTCACAAAGTTAAAAAGGATGATTTTGAAACTGCTATGAAATATAACCATATTGCTATTTCTCTGGAAAACGAATATCAGAAATATTGCAGAAGAAAACTGGAGCATTATGGATGCTTTTACGAGAAATTAGACAATCTCTTAAGTGATAAACCTGTAATTTCACCTAGAATTCCACTAGATTTGAATCCTGAACCATATTTTATTTATTTCCATAAACTAGATAATTTTCGCGATAGATATCTATCTGAACTAAAGGAATACTCAAAGGAGTATTTAGGAAATCATAAATATCGCCAAATAACAGAAAAAACAAGCAAATTTTGTGTATTGGGTGAATTACCTGAAAATAAATTTTTAGATAACTCTGATGATGATATAAAATATATAGGTAAATTGAGGTATCTCAAAGAAGACCTGAGTAGTAACAAATTGCTTTTAAGCCATGCACTATGCCAGAGATATTGCATTATGTGTGGAAGAAAATTTTTTAGTACTAAAAAGGCTCTCTTTTGCAGCTATGAATGCAGATCTCAATATCATTTAAGAAAAAAGAAATATGAATCAAACATTAGAATTTGCCCAATTTGCGGAAAACCAATAACTGGCCGTAAAGATAAAAGAACATGCAGCAATGCCTGCAGAACGGCACTTAGCCGGAAAAAAAGAAAAATTAGTTAA
- a CDS encoding S9 family peptidase gives MKSGRACKIDIITLTLLTTLITIVFAFTISSGCTGQVQQSQTSPAVDATETPEIPETSVKPAPVNSSQIFGDKEFNFQFLRTIGASYSGEADIGECLSTASRITEGDFESWYREWNKTADAIRDAGDESLAAGHRRSAMEAYYRAATYYRTAEFFLHGNSSDPRIPGTWEKSRDSFRDALALDDVPYEIVDIPYENTTLPGYFYMADDSGTPRPLLIIQTGFDGCQEELHSYAMEGIKRGYNVLTFEGPGQGEVIRVQHIPFRYDWENVITPVVDYAVSRTDVDEDHIALWGISLGGYLAPRGAAYEHRITALIADPGTYDVGETLLKNLQKEGGAAADTTEEDLNKWLQTDPDEFNDAIKGAMAGDTGTRWLNENGMFVFSAGSPAQFWAKWMNFSLAGIAEKISCPTLVCSSDNDHLDPGGLQAKELYGHLTCEKKYILFSDEYGAGSHCQFGASGQSFGAKFDWLDDIMGMKE, from the coding sequence ATGAAATCCGGGAGAGCCTGTAAAATAGATATCATAACCTTAACCCTCCTGACAACATTGATAACAATTGTTTTTGCCTTTACAATTTCTTCAGGCTGCACCGGTCAGGTTCAGCAATCGCAGACTTCACCCGCTGTTGATGCAACTGAAACACCTGAAATTCCTGAAACGTCTGTAAAACCTGCTCCTGTCAATTCTTCGCAGATATTTGGCGATAAGGAATTCAATTTTCAGTTCCTGAGGACAATCGGGGCTTCGTATTCGGGTGAGGCTGACATCGGGGAGTGCCTTTCAACCGCGTCGCGAATCACAGAAGGGGATTTTGAGAGCTGGTACAGAGAATGGAATAAAACCGCGGATGCCATCCGGGATGCGGGTGACGAAAGTCTTGCGGCCGGGCACAGGCGTTCTGCAATGGAAGCATATTACCGGGCTGCAACGTATTACCGCACAGCCGAATTTTTCCTGCACGGAAATTCCTCTGACCCCCGAATCCCTGGAACGTGGGAAAAGAGCCGTGACTCTTTCCGTGACGCACTGGCACTCGATGACGTCCCTTATGAGATTGTCGACATCCCGTATGAGAATACGACTCTTCCTGGCTATTTCTATATGGCTGATGATTCCGGCACACCGCGACCGCTTCTTATCATCCAGACCGGCTTTGACGGCTGCCAGGAAGAGCTCCATTCCTATGCGATGGAAGGAATAAAACGCGGGTACAATGTCCTGACGTTCGAGGGGCCGGGCCAGGGTGAAGTGATAAGGGTTCAGCATATTCCGTTTCGCTATGACTGGGAAAATGTCATCACACCTGTTGTTGACTATGCAGTGAGCCGGACCGATGTCGACGAAGACCATATTGCACTCTGGGGAATTTCCCTCGGCGGATACCTCGCTCCCCGCGGTGCCGCATATGAGCACCGTATTACGGCGCTTATCGCAGACCCTGGTACATATGACGTCGGGGAAACTCTCCTGAAAAACCTGCAGAAAGAAGGGGGAGCGGCTGCGGACACGACTGAAGAAGACCTGAATAAATGGCTGCAGACAGACCCTGACGAGTTCAACGATGCCATAAAAGGAGCTATGGCGGGTGATACCGGCACCCGGTGGCTGAACGAGAACGGGATGTTCGTTTTCAGTGCCGGCTCTCCAGCACAGTTCTGGGCAAAATGGATGAATTTTTCACTTGCAGGAATTGCCGAAAAGATAAGCTGTCCGACACTTGTATGTTCCAGTGATAACGACCACCTGGACCCCGGCGGTTTGCAGGCAAAGGAGCTTTACGGTCATCTTACATGTGAAAAGAAATACATATTATTTTCAGACGAATACGGTGCCGGCTCGCACTGCCAGTTCGGAGCGTCCGGGCAGTCTTTTGGTGCCAAATTCGACTGGCTTGATGATATAATGGGAATGAAAGAGTAA
- a CDS encoding PadR family transcriptional regulator, whose translation MNDNRAEMRAFMRKFNRIGFFRGYGGLKIIVLRLLNEGPKNGAELMDAIDLMTHGHWRPSPGSIYPLLGKAVEDKLIIKKEDGRYELTEEGSEEISMFGTGEFEKPGSVDAILRDMDSNLSYIEDLPCEKIEQYEKMLDNIEQKLGRIQKKLHSTGVEQ comes from the coding sequence ATGAATGACAATCGTGCTGAAATGAGAGCATTTATGAGAAAATTCAACCGTATAGGTTTTTTCCGTGGATACGGCGGGTTAAAAATCATAGTCCTGCGTTTGTTAAATGAAGGACCGAAAAACGGGGCCGAACTTATGGACGCTATTGACCTTATGACTCATGGTCACTGGAGACCGTCACCGGGCTCCATTTATCCGCTCCTGGGTAAGGCTGTTGAAGATAAACTGATTATAAAGAAAGAAGACGGAAGATATGAGCTGACAGAGGAAGGGTCTGAGGAGATAAGCATGTTTGGTACAGGTGAGTTTGAAAAACCGGGATCAGTTGATGCCATACTTAGAGATATGGACAGTAATCTTTCATACATTGAAGATTTGCCGTGCGAAAAAATTGAGCAGTACGAAAAAATGCTTGACAATATCGAGCAGAAGTTAGGCAGAATTCAGAAAAAACTTCATTCTACAGGTGTTGAGCAGTAA
- a CDS encoding phosphatidylserine/phosphatidylglycerophosphate/cardiolipin synthase family protein — MAINYSGNILKSLEKPIQETFSFEDEILGTCWESKKVTDLNNLPVFNGDIIKENQRDFIIPSKNGELITYLVKNIKKAHNEIYLSSFLIQKSPVTEALLEAENRGVKIFLLTAREEDLKNINSENLEEESDIIKEHIALLNSFAGKILVRTCDSFHAKYILIDPLSDNPFGLMMTCNATVDPMTGSNIEIAVSLKNDEILSFFSHFLNGFWEMADHELLEPGKLRAVKKDLSFKPDLGEITLPVTTNKSKTLRKYLIELITGAKKSIYITGWSFDPGYQIVKELENASSRGVSIQIGTKQTPKSTKALLKLAEHNASILGHSRFHAKCVLVDGESGIITTSNFTRLGLESGFETSVLLNKDEVKKIESIISEWFKSCPWKLSHSLLLGVADDKILELSKTGDNLIDFSIITEEERSIPDFSPQSLEQIINYTIQKGQAEKIRRNVNDKKIKKLTLSQKIIPPKLAKNAKKEEHKEIPFPVYNTGKGLKCITISKWEDINSAKEFAHKLNAKIVLEA; from the coding sequence ATGGCTATCAATTATTCCGGTAATATCTTGAAATCTCTTGAAAAACCAATCCAAGAGACATTTAGTTTTGAAGATGAGATACTTGGAACATGCTGGGAAAGCAAAAAAGTTACGGATTTAAATAACCTTCCGGTTTTCAATGGTGACATAATAAAAGAAAACCAACGTGATTTTATCATACCCTCTAAAAATGGTGAATTAATAACATATTTAGTTAAAAACATTAAAAAAGCTCATAATGAAATTTATCTCTCATCATTTCTCATTCAAAAAAGTCCTGTGACTGAGGCTCTTTTAGAAGCCGAAAATAGAGGAGTAAAAATATTTCTGTTAACTGCAAGAGAAGAAGATCTCAAAAACATTAATAGCGAAAACCTGGAAGAAGAGAGTGATATAATAAAAGAGCATATTGCACTTTTAAATTCTTTTGCTGGGAAGATACTTGTCAGGACATGCGATAGTTTTCATGCCAAATATATTCTGATTGATCCTCTTTCGGATAATCCATTTGGATTGATGATGACCTGTAATGCTACTGTTGATCCTATGACAGGTTCAAATATTGAAATAGCCGTTTCACTTAAGAATGATGAAATATTATCCTTTTTTTCACATTTTCTTAATGGCTTTTGGGAGATGGCAGATCATGAACTTCTAGAACCTGGCAAATTAAGAGCCGTGAAAAAAGATCTCTCTTTCAAACCTGATTTGGGAGAAATTACTCTGCCGGTAACGACCAATAAATCTAAAACATTAAGAAAATACCTGATTGAATTAATTACAGGTGCTAAAAAATCAATTTATATTACAGGATGGTCATTTGATCCTGGGTATCAAATTGTTAAAGAATTAGAAAATGCCTCTTCCCGTGGTGTTTCTATTCAAATCGGAACAAAACAAACACCAAAAAGTACAAAAGCACTATTAAAACTTGCAGAGCACAATGCTTCTATTTTGGGTCACTCACGTTTTCATGCAAAATGTGTTTTAGTAGATGGAGAATCAGGAATTATTACTACATCAAATTTTACAAGACTTGGTCTTGAAAGCGGATTTGAAACATCCGTTTTATTAAATAAAGATGAAGTAAAAAAAATCGAATCTATTATTTCAGAATGGTTTAAAAGCTGTCCCTGGAAATTAAGCCACAGCCTTCTTCTTGGAGTCGCTGATGATAAAATTTTAGAATTATCAAAAACAGGGGATAATTTAATTGATTTTTCAATTATAACTGAAGAAGAGAGATCAATTCCTGATTTTTCACCTCAATCATTAGAACAGATCATAAACTACACAATTCAAAAGGGACAGGCTGAAAAAATTAGAAGAAATGTAAATGATAAAAAAATTAAAAAATTGACATTATCTCAGAAAATAATTCCCCCAAAATTGGCAAAAAATGCTAAAAAAGAGGAGCATAAAGAAATTCCTTTTCCGGTATATAACACAGGGAAAGGACTAAAATGCATCACCATCTCAAAATGGGAAGATATTAACTCCGCAAAAGAATTTGCCCATAAATTGAACGCTAAAATTGTTTTAGAAGCCTAA
- a CDS encoding aldo/keto reductase, with protein MLYRKVPKNGDELSILGFGCMRLPVKEDGTIDEERAKRQVRYAIDNGVNYVDTAWPYHNGGSEPFLGRALADGYREKVKLATKLPSWLIEEREDMDRFLDAQLKKLNTSHIDYYLVHALVGDLWDKVKNLGVADFLDRAKADGRIVNAGFSFHGASGDFRRIVDAYEWDFCQIQYNYLDEKNQAGTKGLEYAASKGLAVIVMEPLRGGNLTKTVPEVVKEIWDEAPVKRTPAEWALRWVWNHPEVTVVLSGMGDEEEVRENLLVADEGYPDSLSGAELDIIKEVEGKYRELMKVGCTGCHYCMPCPSGVNIPGCFEQYNNISLTGDPENAKFVYAAQQGGVLSVGEPEYASLCIQCGECVGKCPQHIDIPAVLESVVKEMEGPDFEERIAAAREIFKKK; from the coding sequence ATGTTATACAGAAAAGTTCCTAAAAACGGAGACGAACTCTCGATACTCGGGTTCGGGTGCATGCGTCTTCCGGTGAAAGAGGACGGCACAATTGATGAAGAAAGGGCAAAAAGGCAGGTGAGGTATGCAATAGACAACGGAGTAAACTACGTTGATACTGCCTGGCCTTACCACAACGGCGGAAGCGAGCCTTTCTTAGGCCGTGCCCTTGCAGACGGGTACCGTGAAAAGGTAAAACTTGCAACGAAGCTTCCCTCGTGGCTTATTGAAGAGAGGGAGGATATGGACAGGTTCCTGGACGCCCAGCTTAAAAAACTCAATACCAGTCATATTGACTATTATCTTGTCCATGCCCTTGTCGGAGACCTGTGGGACAAAGTTAAAAACCTGGGCGTGGCTGATTTTCTTGACAGGGCAAAGGCTGATGGACGGATTGTAAATGCAGGCTTTTCCTTTCACGGTGCTTCCGGGGACTTCAGACGTATCGTAGATGCCTATGAATGGGACTTTTGCCAGATTCAGTACAACTATCTCGATGAAAAAAACCAGGCCGGAACTAAAGGGTTGGAATATGCTGCCTCAAAAGGTCTTGCTGTAATCGTGATGGAGCCTCTACGCGGAGGAAACCTGACGAAAACCGTGCCTGAGGTTGTAAAGGAAATCTGGGACGAAGCCCCTGTGAAAAGGACTCCTGCAGAGTGGGCCCTTCGCTGGGTATGGAACCACCCTGAGGTCACTGTAGTTTTGTCAGGTATGGGTGATGAAGAGGAGGTCAGGGAAAACCTTTTGGTTGCAGATGAGGGATACCCTGATTCGCTTTCCGGAGCCGAACTTGATATTATAAAAGAAGTTGAGGGCAAATACCGGGAACTGATGAAAGTGGGCTGTACAGGCTGCCATTACTGCATGCCCTGCCCTTCCGGCGTGAATATTCCGGGCTGTTTTGAGCAGTATAACAATATATCCCTCACCGGTGACCCTGAAAATGCAAAGTTTGTTTATGCTGCGCAACAGGGGGGGGTTCTTTCCGTGGGAGAGCCTGAGTATGCGTCCCTGTGCATTCAGTGCGGCGAGTGTGTCGGGAAATGCCCGCAGCATATCGATATCCCGGCAGTTCTTGAGTCAGTTGTAAAAGAAATGGAAGGGCCTGACTTTGAAGAGAGGATTGCCGCTGCAAGGGAAATATTCAAAAAGAAATGA
- a CDS encoding DUF5658 family protein → MQIENKNMLKFDFNISFLVIFVLCVILGVLFCLDVISTSFIIWFGGLEYNPVMIIFAYNPVLHLIFKIAIAYLIIKMAMSYEKKYQYTGVVALGMVNIWYIFVICNNLGNLMIIEYLF, encoded by the coding sequence ATGCAGATTGAAAATAAGAATATGCTAAAATTTGATTTTAACATAAGCTTTTTAGTAATTTTTGTTCTCTGTGTTATTTTAGGAGTCCTGTTCTGCCTGGATGTCATTTCAACATCATTCATCATCTGGTTTGGAGGACTTGAATATAATCCTGTAATGATTATTTTTGCTTACAATCCTGTGCTTCATCTGATTTTTAAAATAGCTATTGCTTATCTGATAATAAAAATGGCAATGTCCTATGAAAAGAAATACCAATATACCGGAGTTGTGGCTTTAGGAATGGTAAATATTTGGTATATCTTTGTGATATGCAACAATTTAGGGAATTTAATGATTATTGAATATTTGTTTTAA
- a CDS encoding metal-dependent transcriptional regulator produces MAEKKVTLKNKDLLEAIRRVSGGNDRVKPRDVEAALDLTPAAVTNGIKCLSDAGLVNYKPYCGVTLTSEGERFAGQVEQSRIVLCHLLEFMGLEPVIACRDACIMEHCLSGESYQKVLSAVFSLKKR; encoded by the coding sequence ATGGCTGAAAAAAAAGTTACACTGAAAAATAAAGACCTCCTTGAAGCAATTCGCAGGGTTTCAGGCGGAAATGATCGCGTAAAGCCGCGTGATGTTGAAGCGGCGCTGGATTTGACTCCTGCTGCCGTAACTAACGGGATTAAATGCCTTTCTGACGCAGGACTTGTAAACTACAAACCTTACTGCGGCGTTACTCTGACCAGTGAGGGAGAACGCTTTGCCGGACAGGTGGAGCAGTCGCGGATAGTGCTCTGTCATCTGCTTGAATTTATGGGATTAGAGCCGGTTATAGCATGCCGGGATGCCTGCATCATGGAGCACTGCCTTTCAGGTGAGTCATACCAAAAAGTTCTCAGTGCTGTTTTTTCATTGAAAAAGAGATGA
- a CDS encoding thioredoxin family protein, with protein MKIEVLGTGCVKCKRLMKNVEKAVVETGSKAEVVKVEDITEIMERGVMLTPALVIDGEIKVSGRVADVAEIKELIS; from the coding sequence ATGAAGATTGAAGTACTTGGAACAGGATGCGTCAAATGCAAAAGACTTATGAAAAACGTTGAAAAGGCCGTTGTCGAAACAGGGTCGAAAGCAGAGGTCGTAAAGGTTGAAGACATAACGGAAATCATGGAAAGGGGAGTTATGCTCACCCCGGCACTTGTCATAGACGGTGAGATTAAGGTCTCCGGGCGTGTCGCGGATGTTGCCGAAATAAAAGAGCTGATATCATAA
- a CDS encoding putative zinc-binding protein has translation MTENKTPRCSCGDSSDTNKIIFPCSGHANTGQVTNLAAIQLTEEGFGSAACIALLASGAKDIIKSAKDADEIVILDGCPMQCAKKIAESKNIPVSRHLVVTELGQKKGKPKDFTDDDVETVVSALWEGKGKTGK, from the coding sequence ATGACTGAAAATAAGACTCCCAGGTGTTCGTGCGGAGACAGCTCCGATACAAACAAAATTATTTTCCCGTGCTCAGGTCATGCAAACACCGGGCAGGTTACAAACCTTGCTGCAATACAGCTCACAGAAGAAGGGTTCGGAAGCGCCGCATGCATTGCACTCCTTGCATCGGGTGCAAAAGACATAATAAAAAGTGCAAAGGATGCTGATGAAATTGTAATTCTTGACGGGTGCCCGATGCAGTGTGCAAAAAAAATTGCCGAATCAAAGAATATCCCCGTATCCAGACACCTTGTGGTGACTGAACTTGGCCAAAAAAAGGGAAAACCCAAAGATTTCACTGACGACGACGTTGAAACCGTAGTATCGGCACTCTGGGAAGGAAAAGGAAAGACAGGAAAATAA